The following are encoded together in the Desulfovibrio sp. JC022 genome:
- a CDS encoding efflux RND transporter permease subunit, whose translation MKKLMRFTLKQTVFINIIFVLLMIVGVFSMADLPVERYPNVHMGKVVISGFLPGASPADVEALVTKKIEDALDDLENVEYIRSRSFRERTSIMVKFLDDTDYAKGYDELRFRVLSIQNDLPREMDPPTFTEINVSEWLPVIRVCLVGDRANRALSMMADEMKIQLRKITGVNEVEVEGEYTREFHVNLDPHKLVRFKLTFDDVARALADANISIPAGDFSAAGGEYVIVVDERFRTREEIADTIVRMDGDGSFVTVGDVLSDARVSYRDPQVITSINGRSAVTLKVVKSLDGNAVTIAEEVEKITASFKDSLDKEGVELILTSDQRLHIEDAINTLGMNLLVGIVLVFVVIYLVMGFRNAMLTTIGVPFAFLVTMIIMKLTGNSLNQITLFSFVLVSGIIVDDAIVVVENIFRHVQEGKSLEEAVVDGASEVFLPVLSATATTVAAFLPMLIMTGSTGEFFAQVPKAVTFALIASLIECLLILPPHFLDWPGAKGLMKNREKYTREPAFMRPLRRWTDKLLSVVVRFRFISLTVVLGAFISAIFILGVSISGKLPLIKIKFFPDDYSLYYIELDGPVATPIEVTSDKLKRISVFVEKMGPGMAKSATAFAGFYQNEDYEMVYGSNLGNIVVELPAKEKQAFADAPENDPGAHLEYMRKELEKFAQPGWKFSIRPEKDGPPAGKDINIRVLGADHASVNGLTAEIMKFIKENDKLGPHLVNLGTDDGTPNRIFRFSPINERVAEYGLTPKQVANLSGSVLDGRFVGEFRLSDEDVDLRLKIDPQYLNSPEDALSVPVLEHNESPVRIGDICDVSIYMEPGQFNRFMSQRAVTITANIKPGSRLSSPAAVNMVSEFYDSVRGEFPGATINFSGEFESTRKSYTSLIYAFMTAILIIYLILATQFQSYAQPVIILSAVIFSLTGVILGTFFSQTIFTVNSFIATVGVTGVVVNDSLVLLDFMNKLYKSGMDRKAAMREGVRIRLRPILLTTLTTTLGLLPMAVGFPSYSLVWGAMASTFVTGLCTATFLTLFIIPIEWDLLMGVMEWREKRKAK comes from the coding sequence ATGAAAAAGTTAATGCGTTTTACACTTAAGCAGACGGTTTTCATCAACATCATTTTCGTATTGTTGATGATTGTTGGAGTGTTCAGCATGGCTGACCTGCCTGTTGAACGCTACCCCAACGTTCATATGGGCAAAGTGGTAATTTCAGGATTTCTGCCCGGTGCATCCCCGGCGGATGTTGAAGCACTGGTCACTAAAAAGATCGAAGACGCGCTGGATGACCTTGAAAATGTTGAATATATCCGCTCAAGGTCGTTCAGGGAACGGACCAGTATCATGGTCAAATTCCTTGATGATACCGACTACGCCAAAGGTTATGACGAACTGCGCTTCCGGGTTCTTTCAATCCAGAATGACCTGCCTCGGGAGATGGATCCGCCTACTTTCACAGAAATTAATGTAAGCGAATGGCTCCCGGTAATCCGGGTCTGTCTTGTGGGTGACCGCGCCAACCGTGCTTTATCCATGATGGCTGATGAAATGAAAATTCAGCTGCGTAAGATTACGGGTGTGAATGAAGTTGAAGTGGAAGGGGAGTATACCCGTGAATTTCATGTAAATCTCGATCCACATAAACTTGTCCGCTTCAAGTTGACCTTTGATGATGTGGCTCGTGCTTTGGCTGATGCCAATATATCTATTCCGGCAGGTGATTTTTCCGCTGCTGGCGGCGAGTATGTGATTGTTGTGGATGAGCGGTTTCGCACCCGTGAAGAAATAGCTGACACAATCGTGCGTATGGACGGCGATGGATCATTCGTTACAGTGGGTGATGTGCTGAGCGACGCGCGGGTTTCCTACCGTGATCCGCAGGTGATCACTTCCATTAATGGCCGTAGTGCAGTTACCCTCAAGGTGGTGAAATCCTTGGATGGTAATGCGGTGACCATTGCTGAAGAAGTTGAGAAGATAACTGCTTCTTTTAAGGACTCTCTGGATAAGGAAGGAGTGGAACTTATCCTGACCAGCGACCAGCGTCTGCACATTGAAGATGCCATCAACACGCTGGGTATGAACCTGCTGGTGGGGATTGTGCTTGTCTTTGTGGTTATCTATCTTGTCATGGGGTTCAGGAATGCCATGCTGACCACCATCGGGGTGCCCTTTGCTTTTTTGGTGACCATGATCATTATGAAGCTGACCGGGAACTCGCTTAACCAGATTACGCTTTTTTCCTTTGTGCTGGTCAGTGGGATCATAGTGGATGATGCTATTGTGGTGGTGGAAAATATTTTTCGTCACGTGCAGGAAGGCAAATCTTTAGAGGAAGCGGTGGTGGATGGAGCTTCTGAAGTTTTTCTGCCTGTTCTTTCAGCTACTGCCACCACTGTGGCTGCTTTCCTGCCCATGCTGATAATGACCGGGTCCACCGGGGAATTTTTTGCACAGGTACCCAAGGCGGTAACCTTCGCGCTTATTGCTTCATTGATTGAGTGTCTGCTGATTCTGCCTCCGCACTTTCTGGATTGGCCCGGTGCCAAGGGGCTGATGAAGAACAGGGAAAAATATACCCGCGAACCGGCCTTCATGCGTCCTTTGCGCAGATGGACCGACAAACTGCTTTCCGTGGTTGTGCGGTTCAGATTTATTTCGCTGACCGTGGTTCTAGGGGCTTTTATTTCAGCCATATTTATTCTCGGGGTTTCCATCTCAGGGAAACTGCCCCTGATCAAAATCAAGTTTTTCCCGGATGATTACTCCCTCTATTATATTGAATTGGACGGGCCGGTGGCTACGCCTATTGAGGTTACTTCCGACAAATTGAAACGTATTTCCGTTTTCGTGGAAAAGATGGGTCCGGGTATGGCCAAATCTGCTACGGCTTTTGCCGGATTCTATCAAAACGAAGATTATGAAATGGTTTACGGTTCCAACCTCGGTAATATCGTGGTTGAGCTTCCGGCCAAAGAGAAGCAGGCTTTTGCGGATGCACCGGAAAATGATCCGGGTGCACATCTTGAATACATGCGTAAAGAGCTTGAAAAGTTTGCCCAGCCGGGTTGGAAATTCAGTATCCGACCGGAAAAAGACGGTCCTCCAGCAGGCAAGGATATCAATATCCGGGTTCTTGGTGCCGATCATGCCTCCGTTAATGGGCTGACCGCGGAGATCATGAAATTTATCAAGGAAAATGATAAGCTTGGACCGCATCTGGTTAACCTTGGTACTGATGACGGCACGCCCAACCGTATTTTCAGGTTCAGTCCCATAAATGAACGGGTCGCTGAATACGGGTTGACCCCGAAACAGGTAGCCAATCTTTCCGGTTCAGTCTTGGATGGCCGCTTTGTGGGAGAATTCAGGCTTTCCGATGAAGATGTTGATTTGCGTTTGAAGATCGATCCGCAATATCTGAACAGTCCTGAGGATGCCCTTTCCGTGCCCGTGCTGGAGCATAATGAGAGTCCGGTGCGTATCGGTGATATCTGCGATGTTTCCATTTATATGGAACCGGGGCAGTTTAATCGCTTTATGAGTCAGCGGGCTGTGACCATCACTGCCAACATCAAGCCAGGTTCACGTCTTTCATCCCCGGCGGCAGTGAACATGGTCAGTGAATTTTATGATTCTGTGCGTGGTGAATTTCCCGGAGCGACCATTAATTTCTCCGGTGAATTCGAATCCACCCGCAAATCCTATACTTCGCTGATATATGCTTTTATGACTGCTATCCTGATCATTTACCTGATTCTGGCTACCCAATTCCAGTCTTATGCTCAGCCGGTGATTATCCTTTCCGCTGTAATATTTTCCCTGACCGGGGTAATTTTGGGGACCTTCTTTTCTCAGACCATTTTCACGGTGAACAGTTTTATTGCCACCGTTGGGGTAACCGGGGTTGTGGTCAATGATTCGCTGGTACTGCTGGATTTTATGAACAAGCTTTATAAATCCGGCATGGACCGCAAAGCAGCCATGCGTGAGGGAGTGCGCATCCGTTTGCGGCCCATCCTATTAACCACCCTGACCACCACACTGGGGCTTTTACCCATGGCGGTGGGTTTTCCTTCCTACTCACTTGTCTGGGGAGCCATGGCTTCAACTTTTGTGACCGGTCTTTGTACTGCTACTTTTCTGACTCTGTTTATTATCCCGATTGAATGGGATTTGCTGATGGGGGTTATGGAGTGGCGGGAAAAGCGTAAAGCTAAGTAA
- a CDS encoding efflux RND transporter periplasmic adaptor subunit, producing MKINLIRIAVFFVLLIQAGWIGPAVSGASGASSKTFKVEQASRIITLTGFTRPRVAMTLVSEESAVCTKVYSDVGDTISDSGRFAELDPTFVKLEIAQLQADLKRLRSDLTYYDKEAKRYIKLVKKNTAAQSELDLHIRNFESAEALLRSTQLKLNVDREHLRRYTLRGPAGWRVIKRYIEPGEWVNNGEKVAELGNFKSLLVPYALTIPELKKISKSSNITLTLPDLGIEVPANLERISPDFDPETRKVEVDFEISKGKFQFRGGLRTELDIKMPDPGGAVVVPKSALLKAYDDTFIVRPDGVRVKVLVLGDTEDGKVRVSSRAVKSGEEFLLKP from the coding sequence ATGAAAATAAATCTGATTAGAATAGCGGTTTTTTTTGTATTGCTTATTCAGGCAGGCTGGATCGGTCCTGCCGTGTCAGGAGCATCAGGCGCAAGTTCCAAGACTTTTAAAGTAGAACAAGCTTCGCGAATAATCACCCTGACCGGGTTTACCCGTCCGCGGGTAGCCATGACCCTTGTTAGCGAAGAATCCGCCGTATGCACCAAGGTCTATTCTGATGTAGGTGATACAATCAGTGATAGCGGACGTTTTGCCGAGCTTGATCCCACTTTCGTTAAGCTTGAAATCGCCCAACTACAGGCGGATCTCAAACGGCTGCGCTCCGATCTGACCTATTATGACAAGGAAGCAAAACGTTATATCAAGCTGGTTAAAAAGAACACTGCTGCCCAGTCCGAATTGGATCTGCATATCCGTAATTTTGAATCGGCGGAAGCATTGCTTCGTTCTACCCAGCTCAAGCTTAATGTGGATCGTGAACATCTGCGTCGTTACACATTGCGCGGTCCAGCTGGCTGGCGGGTGATCAAGCGTTATATAGAGCCGGGTGAGTGGGTCAACAATGGTGAGAAGGTAGCGGAGCTGGGTAATTTTAAATCCCTGCTCGTGCCATACGCCTTAACTATCCCCGAACTCAAGAAAATTAGTAAATCAAGTAATATTACCCTGACACTTCCCGATCTCGGTATTGAAGTTCCCGCCAACCTTGAACGCATTTCCCCTGATTTTGACCCCGAAACCCGCAAGGTTGAAGTGGATTTTGAAATCAGCAAGGGCAAATTTCAATTCCGTGGCGGTCTGCGAACCGAACTGGATATCAAAATGCCGGATCCAGGCGGGGCGGTGGTTGTTCCCAAATCCGCACTGCTTAAAGCCTATGACGATACTTTTATTGTCCGTCCCGACGGTGTGCGGGTAAAAGTGTTAGTGCTCGGCGATACTGAAGACGGAAAAGTCAGGGTTTCTTCACGGGCAGTAAAGTCCGGTGAAGAGTTCCTTCTCAAGCCCTGA
- a CDS encoding TetR/AcrR family transcriptional regulator, producing MKERILDAARELFVKDGFENVSMRKIAAKINYSPAALYRYFKNKEELLLALKQEGMEKFGRMQAHLPELEDPFQRLREGGRIYLDFACAEPEFYELFFNRRAPSFCDPEKWVGKPHRNFMNFKETVRQCIETEVLGDVSVDIAVASLWSSVHGLASLASTGRLQNSMPDLDMDTIFDQVLDFITLPQKERSRQGVPNENKSD from the coding sequence ATGAAAGAAAGAATCCTTGATGCGGCAAGAGAGCTGTTCGTCAAGGATGGGTTTGAGAATGTTTCTATGCGCAAGATAGCGGCGAAAATTAATTACAGCCCGGCTGCGCTTTATCGGTATTTCAAGAACAAGGAAGAACTGCTGCTTGCCCTCAAACAGGAGGGGATGGAAAAATTCGGGCGTATGCAGGCTCATTTACCGGAGTTGGAAGATCCATTTCAGCGTTTGCGTGAGGGCGGACGTATTTATCTGGATTTTGCCTGCGCCGAACCTGAGTTTTATGAGCTCTTTTTCAATAGAAGAGCACCATCTTTTTGTGATCCTGAAAAATGGGTTGGCAAGCCGCATCGCAATTTCATGAATTTTAAAGAGACTGTCCGCCAATGTATTGAAACAGAGGTGCTGGGCGATGTTTCGGTTGATATTGCCGTTGCTTCGTTATGGTCTTCTGTGCACGGGCTGGCCAGTCTTGCTTCAACCGGGCGGCTACAGAACAGCATGCCGGATCTTGATATGGATACTATTTTTGATCAGGTCCTTGATTTTATAACTCTTCCGCAAAAAGAGCGGTCCAGACAGGGGGTACCTAATGAAAATAAATCTGATTAG
- a CDS encoding HD-GYP domain-containing protein has protein sequence MECKRKILVVDDEPHNIMLLEGILTKLGHDVVGAENAVVALEKLDRSFDLVLSDVMMPVMNGFEFVTKIRENTETQDIPVIMVTTLSRKDDRLKAVEVGANDFITKPIDIVELKTRTESMLRLKGQQDEINAFQFDLHEMVETRTLELRDALSKLDEAHVETIHHLCAAAEYKDEETANHIIRMAEYSRILAEKSGLDKETVQLIHTSSPMHDIGKIGIPDHILLKPGKLTAEEWDVMKSHAVIGGSILSMGSSDYIDMGSIIALSHHEKWDGSGYPSGLSGENIPQPGRICAVADVFDALTSRRPYKEPFSIEKSLEIMKEGRGAHFDPSLIDIFFDNLDEILSIKEGCAD, from the coding sequence ATGGAGTGCAAAAGAAAAATATTAGTTGTTGATGACGAGCCGCATAACATTATGCTGCTGGAAGGCATTTTAACCAAGCTTGGCCATGATGTGGTCGGAGCTGAGAATGCTGTTGTGGCTCTTGAAAAGCTGGATCGATCTTTTGATCTTGTGCTTAGTGATGTGATGATGCCTGTTATGAACGGGTTTGAATTTGTGACTAAGATTCGGGAAAATACAGAAACACAAGATATTCCGGTAATTATGGTCACCACCCTTTCCCGGAAGGATGACCGCCTCAAGGCTGTTGAAGTTGGGGCAAACGATTTTATTACCAAGCCTATAGATATTGTTGAGCTTAAAACCCGGACTGAGTCCATGTTGCGGCTGAAAGGGCAGCAGGATGAAATAAATGCTTTTCAGTTTGACCTACATGAAATGGTGGAAACGAGAACTCTCGAATTACGTGACGCCCTGTCAAAACTTGATGAAGCACATGTTGAGACTATTCATCATCTTTGCGCCGCAGCAGAATATAAGGATGAGGAAACAGCAAACCATATTATCAGGATGGCGGAGTATAGCCGGATACTCGCTGAAAAGAGCGGTCTTGATAAAGAAACTGTGCAGCTTATTCATACCAGCAGCCCCATGCATGATATCGGCAAGATAGGCATTCCGGATCATATCTTATTAAAACCCGGCAAGCTGACGGCTGAAGAGTGGGATGTGATGAAAAGCCATGCAGTTATTGGTGGAAGTATTCTTTCCATGGGCAGTTCTGATTATATTGATATGGGGTCGATTATTGCGTTGAGTCATCATGAGAAATGGGACGGTTCAGGTTATCCTTCCGGTTTATCCGGCGAAAATATACCGCAGCCTGGAAGGATTTGTGCTGTTGCGGATGTTTTTGATGCCCTGACCAGTCGTCGCCCTTACAAGGAACCGTTTTCCATAGAGAAGTCACTTGAAATTATGAAAGAAGGGCGTGGAGCTCATTTTGATCCTTCTCTGATTGATATCTTTTTTGATAATCTTGATGAGATACTTTCCATAAAAGAGGGGTGTGCTGATTAA